The Hyla sarda isolate aHylSar1 chromosome 2, aHylSar1.hap1, whole genome shotgun sequence genome includes the window CCACGACATTATTAGGGATTGAGGGATGGGTAGTTAGTTATCATTTATTCACGCTGGGGTGGTTTTGGGATGGGGGACACGCACAATTACCCCACCTTATTATTGAGATTAGTATACAGTTTATGTAGACTATGGTGCACACCAGATTCTGATTTCACGCTTATGAACTGATTCATGCGCCCCAGGAATTACAATACTAGATCCCCAGAGATCAGGATTAAGGAGGATATTCGGAACTGTTGGTACATATTTTCCAAATTCTAATAATCTATATTACATTGATATTCTAGATCACCTGTTTATATAACATCCATATATTGAGGCAGATAAAGATTGGAGAGTGTGAAATAACTGGAGTGATGAGGACATCTAAATGCTATCAGAGGACATTCGACCCTATGAGAGTACGATCCTGGCCACGAGGAGACTTGGACTCCCTAGGATATGTTATGTGTAGAAGATATGGGGAATGTGTTCATATTGATGGGTAACACTAAGAAACGCTATGTCTGGGAACAACTCAGAATGTGCTCATATTGATGGGTGACACGGGAGATAATGGACAATGGGCTCTTGGAGATGTTTTTGCCCTACAAAGCAAGAATCACCAGAAATATGTTGGGGTGGGGCGAGTTGGTGGGGGTTATATTTGGCCGCactatgtatactgtacatatatatgacACTAATCTTTGATTAATTGGTTATAAATAACTGTTATAGTCTGTTCAACAAAATATAGTTACATGACAATATACGAAGTTTGAAGGAGATACCTGTGGTCTattaggtagaggatgaagaataaCTGTGTGGTACTGTGTGGATTATGTGTACATGTGGTATGATATGATGAAATAATGTGGGTCCATCGAGATATGTTGGGGTGTGTTCCCCTTTGCCTAATCATGTACTCTATTATATTATGTGGGAGAAAATAGGTATCTCATCGGGGTTATACAGAAATACTGGGCCCCATTTTATGGGCTCCTTGGTGCGTACTCGTCACTATGGTTACGCGTATATTGAGTCTGGTAAATATTTGAAATAACAAACAAATGGTTCCTATTGatgatacataataataatggcaTAAGAATTATCTATGATTATAATATAAATTGCTTTagttgatatttattattatttatttatttatttattatttttatttttttttattatNNNNNNNNNNNNNNNNNNNNNNNNNNNNNNNNNNNNNNNNNNNNNNNNNNNNNNNNNNNNNNNNNNNNNNNNNNNNNNNNNNNNNNNNNNNNNNNNNNNNNNNNNNNNNNNNNNNNNNNNNNNNNNNNNNNNNNNNNNNNNNNNNNNNNNNNNNNNNNNNNNNNNNNNNNNNNNNNNNNNNNNNNNNNNNNNNNNNNNNNCAGTATTTCTGTATAACCCCGATGAGATACCTATTTTCTCCCACATAATATAATAGAGTACATGATTAGGCAAAGGGGAACACACCCCAACATATCTCGATGGACCCACATTATTTCATCATATCATACCACATGTACACATAATCCACACAGTACCACACAGttattcttcatcctctacctaatAGACCACAGGTATCTCCTTCAAACTTCGTATATTGTCATGTAACTATATTTTGTTGAACAGACTATAACAGTTATTTATAACCAATTAATCAAAGATTAGTgtcatatatatgtacagtatacatagtGCGGCCAAATATAACCCCCACCAACTCGCCCCACCCCAACATATTTCTGGTGATTCTTGCTTTGTAGGGCAAAAACATCTCCAAGAGCCCATTGTCCATTATCTCCCGTGTCACCCATCAATATGAGCACATTCTGAGTTGTTCCCAGACATAGCGTTTCTTAGTGTTACCCATCAATATGAACACATTCCCCATATCTTCTACACATAACATATCCTAGGGAGTCCAAGTCTCCTCCGTGGCCAGGATCGTACTCTCATAGGGTCGAATGTCCTCTGATAGCATTTAGATGTCCTCATCACTCCAGTTATTTCACACTCTCCAATCTTTATCTGCCTCAATATATGGATGTTATATAAACAGGTGATCTAGAATATCAATGTAATATAGATTATTAGAATTTGGAAAATATGTACCAACAGTTCCGAATATCCTCCTTAATCCTGATCTCTGGGGATCTAGTATTGTAATTCCTGGGGCGCATGAATCAGTTCATAAGCGTGAAATCAGAATCTGGTGTGCACCATAGTCTACATAAACTGTATACTAATCTCAATAATAAGGTGGGGTAATTGTGCGTGTCCCCCATCCCAAAACCACCCAGCGTGAATAAATGATAACTAACTACCCATCCCTCAATCCCTAATAATGTCGTGGTGTGCCAACTAATTCTATTATGAAGATTGGAAGCTGTAGGTGTGCGATCCAAGAGAGAACATGATTTTATGCAGGTGAGAGAACCTTGTGTTGCTACcttttacatgcttcctaaggtACATAAGAGACTAGTGGACCCACCTGGACGCCCAATAGTTTCGGGCATAGGCAGTCTGTGTGAAAAGGCATGTGAGTTTGTTGATTACCATCTACAGCCTATGGTCAGGAACTTACCATCTTACATTCGGGACTCCAGCCATTTAATTGAGGCTATTCAGGGTATATCTTTACCGGATGAAGTTTATCTTGTTACCTGTGATGTGGAGTCCCTTTACTCTAATATTGCCCATGACCATGGGATTAGAGCGGTCTCACACTTCCTGGAGGAAAGGGGAGATGGAGAGAGAGCATTAGACTTGGATTTAtttgttttgcaacttctggattttgttcttcgccacaattattttgtttttgacagtcatttttatttacaggtgtcTGGTACCGCGATGGGTGCTCGCTGTGCCCCCTCCTTCGCCAACCTCTTTTTGggttggtgggagggggcgtgtgtgTACCCGTCGCGGTACTTTGATCGGGTTTTGCATTGGTTCAGATTCATAgatgatattttatttatttggcaGGGTTCGAGGGAGGAGTGTCTTGAGTTTATCTCCTCCCTCAACCACAATGACCTGAATATTTCTCTAACTTTCTCCATCTCCCCCAATACAGTTGAATTTTTGGACCTCCGGATTACGAAAAAGGATGACTGCCTGATGACGAAACTATACAGAAAGGAAACAGCTACAAACAGTTTGCTTCACTATGCATCTTTCCATCCAGAACATACACGACGAGGGATTCCAGTGGGGCAGTTTTTGAGGGTGAAGCGCAATTGCACGGAAAACCCAGACTTCAAGATGGAAGCCTCAAACTTGACTTCCAGATTCCGTGAACGAGGCTACCCGAAAAAGGTGATTTCCAAGGCATATCAGAGGGCCAATAGCTCTGACCGCCAGATGTTACTTAAAACCAACAGAAAAGACAAGAAAAGAAAGGATGATTCCCTGAGGTTTGTGACGACGTTCAATAACCAATGGTCAGGTTTGAGGAAAATTCTGCAGGACAACTGGAGCATACTACAGTCGGACAATAGGATTCGTGGGATTATTCCCAAGACACCTCTGGTGGTAGCGAAGAGAGCTCCCAACTTAAAAGATATACTCACAAAGAGTCATTTCCAGAGACCGACAAGAAGCCTGGGGAGAGGAAGAAAACTGAAGGGTTCCTTCCCATGTGGAAGTTGTAGTGTGTGTCAACATATGACACCCACGGAGAAGTTCGTCAATCGGACTAACGGACAAGACTTTCCCCTGAGAGATTACATCAACTGCAAAACCACCCAGGTAATATATGCATTGATCTGCCCATGCGGAAAGACCTATGTGGGTCAAACTGGCCAGCAGCTGCGGAAGAGGGTGCAAAAACACCTCTCGACCATAGCCCTGGCCAGACGTGACGCAACACTGTACAAACCCCTTACTTCTGTTGCAGGGCATTTTTTGAAGtatcatgcaggaaaatctatTGGGCTACGAGTGGTTGGCCTTGAAAAAATAACTACTAACATTAGGGGTGGTCCAGTGACAAGGAAGCTCCTACAAGCGGAGTCAAAGTGGATCTATGACTTGGGGACAGAGACACCACGTGGTCTGAATGAAGAACTCCTGTTTACAGGCTTCTTGGGGTAAGTGTTCTTTCCAACTCATTTTAATACTATCATAATCTTTTCCACTCTAATCCAATCCAATCTACTTTTATTTAATCTATGTTGGTACTCTTCCTCCTTGAATCTTATTTTTGGGATTCCTTGACTCTATCTGGGGACACATATATGGGATGGATCTGGTGATGGGCCTGTAATTATAAGTAAATATATTGACTTGAGTGGTGGGTCTATGGTGATGGTGGCACTGCGAGGCACGAGTGGATGAGGGTGGTTGTAACCATAGAGGTTagtgtggtttttgggggggggggggggggggggggttgggtagtACATTCAATATTCAGCACACAGGGATCATTGTATTGGGTTGCACATTACTAACACACTACCTACACAGATACACAGGTTTATTCACATAATACACTGTATTGGGGGAGGTGGGTGGGCGCTGGTATGCACTATAGTGTGTCTGGGCGCACACCTACAGCTTCCAATCTTCATAATAGAATTAGTTGGCACACCACGACATTATTAGGGATTGAGGGATGGGTAGTTAGTTATCATTTATTCACGCTGGGTGGTTTTGGGATGGGGGACACGCACAATTACCCCACCTTATTATTGAGATTAGTATACAGTTTATGTAGACTATGGTGCACACCAGATTCTGATTTCACGCTTATGAACTGATTCATGCGCCCCAGGAATTACAATACTAGATCCCCAGAGATCAGGATTAAGGAGGATATTCGGAACTGTTGGTACATATTTTCCAAATTCTAATAATCTATATTACATTGATATTCTAGATCACCTGTTTATATAACATCCATATATTGAGGCAGATAAAGATTGGAGAGTGTGAAATAACTGGAGTGATGAGGACATCTAAATGCTATCAGAGGACATTCGACCCTATGAGAGTACGATCCTGGCCACGGAGGAGACTTGGACTCCCTAGGATATGTTATGTGTAGAAGATATGGGGAATGTGTTCATATTGATGGGTAACACTAAGAAACGCTATGTCTGGGAACAACTCAGAATGTGCTCATATTGATGGGTGACACGGGAGATAATGGACAATGGGCTCTTGGAGATGTTTTTGCCCTACAAAGCAAGAATCACCAGAAATATGTTGGGGTGGGGCGAGTTGGTGGGGGTTATATTTGGCCGCactatgtatactgtacatatatatgacACTAATCTTTGATTAATTGGTTATAAATAACTGTTATAGTCTGTTCAACAAAATATAGTTACATGACAATATACGAAGTTTGAAGGAGATACCTGTGGTCTattaggtagaggatgaagaataaCTGTGTGGTACTGTGTGGATTATGTGTACATGTGGTATGATATGATGAAATAATGTGGGTCCATCGAGATATGTTGGGGTGTGTTCCCCTTTGCCTAATCATGTACTCTATTATATTATGTGGGAGAAAATAGGTATCTCATCGGGGTTATACAGAAATACTGGGCCCCATTTTATGGGCTCCTTGGTGCGTACTCGTCACTATGGTTACGCGTATATTGAGTCTGGTAAATATTTGAAATAACAAACAAATGGTTCCTATTGatgatacataataataatggcaTAAGAATTATCTATGATTATAATATAAATTGCTTTagttgatatttattattatttatttatttatttattattttttattttttattattttttattattttttatttctttatacatatatatatatatatatatattttttataacactatattattattacatttatagtcttatgtgtactttatgtgatTTTGTATTCACGTTAATTTATAATTTATACTCACGGGGAGTCATAATCACTTGGATTTATTATCATGAATTTTTATAGGGAATGGTGTACGAATTCATTTAGGGatatgaattatatatatattgttatttaatCATTCTTTcagtattttaattttattatcattatttattgatCTTAAATTGTCTATAaaatcttctatatatatatattttttgtttataatATTGGTTTATTGAAACACATAGTACTGGGGAACCACTATTTGAAAGACGATAGATGAATTAATTTGTGACCATAGTAATAGAGCGCACAGCTGCAAATGTTACACATAGGGGATTGTTAGGACGTAGCCCAAGAATGAATGAATGACTAAGTGTAATCTGGAGCGCACTGCGCAAGCGCAAGTAATGAATTTTGTAGTATGGAGTGCGCATGTGTGGATGACGTTTTAGAGTTGTGGGTGTGATCTGGAAGTTTGGATTACGGAGTGGTTGACATGTGGAGCTATGGGCACGACCCGGAAGTTCAAGCGAGCGACAGCGCCCGGGTAGGAGACCCGGAAGTAGAATTCGGACATGAAACCACAGAGactcacaggtatctccttctGGTCAAACAGACCTTTGTAATTAAATTGATTATGGAGTGTATATAAGACAGATGTAGGGAAATagaagcacaacacccctgaggaagttgccgacgggcaacggaacgcgtggggtctttaggggggcacttgcctggtaacacctccattaaccgtcctgtgtcacttcaccactacttgctacatgagaatacaggttgtatatgggctgttgtgatgaATTTAGTGTCATGCGGTAGTTTATTTGTATGACATAGggacgatattgatgtactgtattaggcatgtgccctgggtggggatccccttgttgagggagctcaccccgtttttgtgctttggctgcttttaggcctgttttaaatgtttttaaaacaaTTTTGTCTGTCTctttgattcatgtattaataaaagtACTCTTTTTGATAtctatgggtgtgcgctgttttgcgtgtttctttttctttttggatattgtattacgttgatacgtatagcagcaccccttCTCTTGTTGATATAGCTGAGCCCGCTCACATTGTAGTGTttgatttcctgttattatctacaccgaccacaagaacctctcctacctccagtcggcccaacggctgaatcctcgccaggcccggtggtctctgttctttgcccgatttaattttgagattcactttcgtcctgccgataagaacattagggccgatgctctctctcgttcctcggatgcctcagaagttgatctccctccgcaacacatcattccacctgactgcctgatctccacttctcctgcctccatcaggcagactcctccaggaaagacctttgtttctccacgccaacgcctcggaatcctcaaatggggtcactcctcccatctcgcaggtcatgcgggcatcaagaaatctgtgcaactcatctcccgcttctattggtggccgactctggagacggatgttggggactttgtgcgagcctgcactatctgtgcccgggataagactcctcgccagaagcccgctggttttcttcatcctctgcctgtccccgaacagccttggtctctgattggtatggattttattactgatttacccccttcccgtggcaacaccgttatttgggtggtcgttgatcgattctccaaaatggcacatttcatccctcttcctggtcttccttctgcgcctcagttggctaaacaattttttgtacacatttttcgtcttcacgggttgcctacgcagattgtctcggatagaggggtccaattcgtgtctaaattctggagggctctctgtaaacaactcaagattaaattaaatttttcctctgcatatcatccccagtccaatggacaagtagaaagaattaaccagatcctgggtgattatttgcgacattttgtttcctcccgccaggatgactgggcagatctccttccatgggccgaattttcgtataacttcagggtctctgaatcttcctccaaatccccatttttcgtggtgtacggccgtcaccctcttccccccctccctacccccttgccctctggtctgcccgctgtggatgaaatttctcgtgacctttccattatatggagagagacccaaaattctctcttacaggcttcttcacgcatgaagaggttcgcggataagaaaagaagagctccccccgttttttcccctggagacaaggtatggctctccgctaaatatgtccgcttccgtgtccctagctacaagttgggaccacgctatcttggtcctttcaaaattttgtgtcaaattaatcctgtctcttataaacttcttcttcctccttctcttcgtatccctaatgcctttcacgtctctcttctcaaaccactcatcctcaaccgtttttctcccaaatctgttcctcccactcctgtttccggctcctcggacgtcttctcggtcaaggaaattttggctgccaaaaaggtcagagggaaaaatttttttttagtagactgggagggttgtggtcctgaagagagatcctgggaacctgaggacaacatccttgacaaaagtctgctcctcaggttctcaggctccaagaagagggggagacccaagggggggggtactgttacgccgagcgctccgggtccccgctcctccccggagcgctcgcttcactccctccgctgcagcgctccggtcacgtcctctgacccggggcgctgcgatcctgctgccagccgggatgcgattcgcgatgcgggtagcgcccgctcgcgatgcgcaccccggctcccctacctgactcgctccccgtctgttctgtcccggcgcgcgcggccccgctccctagggcgcgcgcgcgccgggtctctgcgatttaaagggccactgcgccgctgattggcgcagtggttccaattagggttttcacctgtgcacttccctatattacctcacttcccttgcactcccttgccggatcttgttgccttagtgccagtgaaagcgttccttgtgtgttccttgcctgtgtttccagaccttctgccgttgcccctgactacgatccttgctgcctgccccgaccttctgctacgtccgaccttgcttctgcctactcccttgtaccgcgcctatcttcagcagccagagaggtgagccgttgctagtggatacgacctggtcactaccgccgcagcaagaccatcccgctttgcggcgggctctggtgaaaaccagtagtggcttagaaccggtccactagcacggtccacgccaatccctctctggcacagagggtccactacctgccagccggcatcgtgacacttctgaagttgagttgctgttttctgtctaactgctctctgatgactcacgtcccgggagctgtccagctcctatggggatattctcccatcatgcacagctcccgggacgtgacatcatcattgagcagttagacagaaaacttcagaagctaataactattggaaggattaagattttttaatagaagtaatttacaaatctgtttaactttccggagctagttgatgtataaaaaaaagtttttgcctggaatacccctttaaacagatttgtaaatgactaataATCAGAAGTGGGGGTACTCTATCTATCGGGTAGTGTATTGTCCGAGAAATTAGCCTTAAAGTGGTATACTCAAATCACTGGAGTAGACAGTAAAAGGTAAGGAGTTTGGCTGGTTCTCAaggactaaaataaaaataaataaataaaatagaaaaaataaaaataaatataagaatgTGGTGAAATAAATATGTAATGATATTGA containing:
- the LOC130357444 gene encoding uncharacterized protein LOC130357444; translated protein: MTKLYRKETATNSLLHYASFHPEHTRRGIPVGQFLRVKRNCTENPDFKMEASNLTSRFRERGYPKKVISKAYQRANSSDRQMLLKTNRKDKKRKDDSLRFVTTFNNQWSGLRKILQDNWSILQSDNRIRGIIPKTPLVVAKRAPNLKDILTKSHFQRPTRSLGRGRKLKGSFPCGSCSVCQHMTPTEKFVNRTNGQDFPLRDYINCKTTQGIF